DNA from Misgurnus anguillicaudatus chromosome 13, ASM2758022v2, whole genome shotgun sequence:
CATAGcgacttttgcatctgagctccccAAATGTTTCAgtgtattttaatgtattttttaaatgcttttataatTAATACACAGTATTTTTCTTCTTTGTAGTGCTCATGCGGTTCTGTTGTGGATATGCAAAGATAAATGTGAAGACTGTTTTCAAAGGACAAACAGTGATGGAACCGGTCTTGAAAAAATCTGCACTTGAAATCGACGATCAACTGTTTACATTTTTCCAAGGAAACTCTACCTCCAAACTGTTGTTTGCAGAATACTTCTGTGAAAATGGAATATGTGACAACTTACAAACAGGAGGCCAGTTCAAGGTACAAGGAGAAGATATTGTACTGGTCATAAAGAATGTCAACATTACCAACTCAGGCGAGTACTGTGTGTCTCTCAATAATCTTCAAGTCGTGTGCACTTTCACTCTTGAAGTCCAAGAATCAACAGACCAAAAGAAGAACACCACTGAGAAAGGTATGTCTTAATAAAATTTTCTTTAATGTCACAATCTTTTATTTACTCTacatttcacacaaaaaaaaattatttacccATGTGGTTCTAAAGTTTTATCGTGTCTGTAAAATGCAAAGGCATCCATTTTAAAGGATTTGTTcatccaaatatgaaaattctgaCAATTTATGTCATTTTCAGACCACATGATTACAGTCAAATTTTGGCACAatttattaaaggggccatggcacaagacttttttaaggtgtcaaataaatctttggtatccccagagcacatatgtgaagttttagctcaaaatatcatataaataatttattatagcatgttcaaattgccactttgtaggtgtatgcaaaaatgtgccgttttgggtgtgtcctttaaaatgcaaatgagctgatgaaattcaaacactaatcacaatgatggtggtttgttgcaattaaaactcaattgtgcttttctctgcactaaatgggagTGATGTGGttgtatagtgcagattaaggggtggtattattataataataagagctccatatgacatcataaggagagccaaatttcaacaacctatttttgatgtgcttgtagagaatggtttacgaaaacaaagttactgggttgatctttttcatattttctaggttgatagaagcactggggacccaaccatagcacttaaacatggaaaaagtcagattttcatgccatggcccctttaaactcTAAACACTCACCCAAGCACTCTTATGTTTGTTCGTACCAATTTTAATGGATGAAAAGCCAATATTCCGTTAAATGGATCGCCTACAATGTTCCAgtaacttaaaggaaaacaccaccgtttttcaatatttttctatgTTCTTCCCTTaacttaaacaaataaatacatgtatcTTTTTGCACCgtgtacacttaatctttgtacagtgcgttgtgaatgtgttagcatttagcctagccccattcattccttaggatccaaacagggatgaatttagaagccaccaaacacttccatgttttccctatttaaagactcttacatgagtagttacacgagtaagtatggtggcacaaaataaaacgtatggATTTTTtatgcagataaaaaatgagaactatattataTGGCATCAGTAACTTAAGGCAAAACATGCACGTAACAACTGTAGTCCTGAAATGAGGGAGAgcaatttaaaaagtaaatttgaGTAAATTCAAATGAAATTTTTGTGTTGAGCTTAAGAAGGGAATTTAGAAACATTTGGGATGGCATAAGATTGGCTAAATTATGAGAAAACTTCCACTTTTCAGTGAagtattattttaaattgaCTGACTGGTCTCTTCCATGGTATTATGTGAATAGGGTTTACTACAACTTTCAAGCCTCAGGAAGAACACAATCACAGGAATCATTAAAGTAATCTGTGTGACTCAAATGTGATATCTCTTAGAGAATGCAATAGCTTCCCGTGAGGATAAAAACTAAATTGAAACCTTAAAAACCTTTACCAAATAATATTTGGTgccttttttgttaaaaaaaaaaactattgtgttcaccataaaatatttattcatagatCCTAATAGATCTT
Protein-coding regions in this window:
- the LOC129435373 gene encoding uncharacterized protein; translation: MLRRGSGDILRIYTAAVLMRFCCGYAKINVKTVFKGQTVMEPVLKKSALEIDDQLFTFFQGNSTSKLLFAEYFCENGICDNLQTGGQFKVQGEDIVLVIKNVNITNSGEYCVSLNNLQVVCTFTLEVQESTDQKKNTTEKEIFLSSVLTWLIAVIIITVVLLAIIGVICLKKKMYPGREPPANQHELTNPSEPVEPKCCLVV